Below is a window of Deltaproteobacteria bacterium DNA.
CGGCCCTCCTGGGAGGGCAGATCGATGTCAGCTTCTTGAATGTAGGCGGCCTAACGCCAAGAGTGAAGGCGGGTCAATTGAGGGTCCTGGCGGTGATGGACAAGGAGAGGTCCAAGTTCTATCCAGATGTGCCCACCTCGGTGGAGCAGGGCTATCCTGCTGTCATCTCCTCCTCCACCCGGGGCATCGTCGGCCCCAAGGGCCTCCCCGAGCCTATTGTCAAAAAGCTCCAGGCGGTCTTCAAGAAGGCCATAGAGAACCCAGAGCACATGGAGAAGATGGACAAGGCAGGCCTGGCCATCAAGATGATGATGGGGGACGAGTACGGCAAGTACTGCCGGGAGCTGCACGATAGGGCCAAGCCATTGGTGGATGCAGCCCGAAAGGCCAGATAGGTAAAGTTTTTTTGCGCTATGCGAATTTTATAAAAAAGGAGGAACCAAAATGAAAGGGAGAGTTATCTTCAGTTTAGCAGCGTTGTCGTTGGCATTATTTGTTGGCAGCGCCTACGCCGCGGATTATCCCACCAAGCCGATTACGCTTCAGGTGCCCTATCCGGCCGGGGGCAGCTCCGACGTGGGAGCCCGTATCGTGGCGGCCATCGCGGAGAAGCAAATCGGCCAACCGATCGTGGTAGTCAACAAGGCCGGTGCCGGAGGGCAAGTGGGCTGGACCGAACTCGCCAGGCAAAAGCCCGACGGCTATTATCTCGGGGGCATCAACCTGCCCCATCTTCTCACCGCTATCTTAGACCCGGAGCGCAAAGCTACCTTCAAGGCCGAGGATATCGTCCCCATCATCAGCCAGGCCCTTGATCCTACCACTATCTCCGTCAGACCGGACAGCCCCTGGAAGACCCTTAAAGACCTGATGGAAGACGCCAAGAAGAAGCCCGGCCAAATTGCGGCTGGTATTGTCGGCTACCTCCAGGATGATGAGATCGGCTATCTGCAGTTTGCGGAAGCGGCGGGGGTAAAATTGCGGCTGGTCTATTTTGATGGGGCCGCGCCCGCCATCACCGCCCTCCTCGGAAAGCATGTGGATGTCCTCTTCTGTACCGTTGCTGATAATTATTCCCAGTGGAAGTCTGGCCGGATCCGTATGTTGACGATCATGGATAAGGAGAGGACTAAGTTCTACCCTGATTTGCCCACCACCGCAGAGCTGGGCTTCC
It encodes the following:
- a CDS encoding tripartite tricarboxylate transporter substrate binding protein produces the protein MKGRVIFSLAALSLALFVGSAYAADYPTKPITLQVPYPAGGSSDVGARIVAAIAEKQIGQPIVVVNKAGAGGQVGWTELARQKPDGYYLGGINLPHLLTAILDPERKATFKAEDIVPIISQALDPTTISVRPDSPWKTLKDLMEDAKKKPGQIAAGIVGYLQDDEIGYLQFAEAAGVKLRLVYFDGAAPAITALLGKHVDVLFCTVADNYSQWKSGRIRMLTIMDKERTKFYPDLPTTAELGFPTVLSASTRGIAGPKGIPEPIQKKLQEVFKEAMMTKEHMDKLEGAGMPVKIMIGEEFVKYYWESFKVAKKWVEHVRGK